A window from Gasterosteus aculeatus chromosome 14, fGasAcu3.hap1.1, whole genome shotgun sequence encodes these proteins:
- the LOC144388257 gene encoding uncharacterized protein LOC144388257, with protein MLSKKESKRTFSNGSLRDQWEQKAQSVADQCKQEAEWKKKSSHKISFSKWNYHWSLVSNGDFKKLTSGADEEENKPKIKFKVVPPPPKPRHEPAPPPPPKKAASPKLHRPKRKVEVDVFKLCWKDSWMSLKPPKYLYLKAKEIKTQIPGFTTIELTNNREYKPKEYGLEDQWASPADEWSDSWKQVRSPAQLERSEEKQSQSDILFERMMNCQTEIEVFSLPVWAGTWKMMNFAFRQEKKNWDRIWPEYQQICSNKFDQVQQLEEQEEPSDWEGSWKMSGIQPETKDIEEPTASAKTIVMTRISNVFMPGWSDSWLLSAAPPEEEEERRKNWSSCWGFRQQTRWCQSSLQSHHEHSAMLTKRREDKNLLLTSQLDEEIMDSTEWTEAWRTPKGWIKPEEDKMDERMSDTDGQEEDEGVEYEEDVEGDGEMQEEVQEEEEDDDDEGVDEEEDIGKNEEDEEEKDIEVHVKEDREFNKDDEEDKEEDEGVDEEEEEEEEEDSDEKDVNNEEEKDTDKESEEEDEEDKEKDKNVEQEEKEAKERNKEDGDDSEEGEHKVEEKNINHNGGEDEDEDGEDTQQSDEEEKEKEDEEDGVVEEDTHAIEIGKIDKDGEEKDDDDMDEKDREVDEDEEEDTLNGEEELDILEMKEIAKEEEQEDEEVDEKEDTVFWEAKCEVKEKDDTGEDNVQEEEKDDEEDEDSDYQDVAEDEEELELDRKEEKVAMEGGNDVEEEEGVDTEVEEEVEKEKEVDKEVYTEDKEIHKEEEKVSRKGGNVEEEDGVDTEEEEEEEAEEEEEEEEAEKAQGNEVDKEEVEDDEDVDQKQEKENNEEEEEEAEEDEEEEEEEEEEAEKAQGNEVDKEEDEDDEDVDQKRNDEEEDDGLDTGKEDVEEEEEEEEQKGDEADKDQEKEVDVEEVGEEEIDEETEVDEEETGKEDSEAEGTAVQLTEEDGGFEDADKKEEEDNERTKVKQRIKRKSNVPLHLQFQLSSSFSTWKQSWMVAVAHRGAEEEEEEEQEEMEEWAAWRESWRICRWKKPDEDEVVCFSTEHRSQRHLGRTHEEDAMPNGEWTLSWMMNKTAAKDADTGEEDAETF; from the exons ATGTTGTCAAAAAAGGAGTCAAAGAGAACTTTCAGCAACGGGTCGCTCAGAGACCAATGGGAGCAGAAGGCTCAGAGCGTGGCCGACCAGTGCAAACAGGAGGCCGAATGGAAGAAGAAAAGTTCCCACAAAAT ATCTTTCTCAAAGTGGAATTATCACTGGTCACTTGTTTCCAATGGAGACTTCAAGAAGCTCACCAGCGGAGCagatgaagaggaaaacaagccaaaaattaaattcaaagtagtcccccctcctcccaaacCCAGACATGAGcccgctccccctcctccccccaagaAAGCAGCTTCGCCCAAACTTCATAGGCCAAAACGTAAAGTTGAAGTGGATGTATTTAAGCTCTGCTGGAAAGACTCCTGGATGAGCCTGAAGCCACCAAAGTATCTCTACCTGAAGGCCAAAGAGATAAAAACCCAAATCCCAGGGTTCACAACCATAGAGCTGACTAACAACAGGGAATACAAACCAAAGGAATACGGACTGGAGGACCAATGGGCGTCTCCTGCTGATGAATGGAGTGACTCCTGGAAACAG GTGAGGAGTCCTGCCCAGCTGGAGCGCTCGGAGGAGAAACAATCCCAGTcggacattttatttgaaagaaTGATGAATTGCCAAACTGAGATAGAAgtgttttctcttcctgtctggGCCGGTACTTGGAAGATGATGAACTTTGCCTTCAGACAGGAAAAGAAGAATTGGGATCGTATCTGGCCTGAATATCAACAAATCTGCAGCAACAAGTTTGACCAAGTACAACAACTAGAGGAGCAG GAAGAGCCTTCGGACTGGGAGGGTTCATGGAAGATGTCGGGTATTCAGCCTGAAACCAAAGACATCGAGGAGCCAACCGCAAGCGCGAAAACCATAGTGATGACGAGGATAAGCAACGTGTTCATGCCCGGGTGGAGCGACTCCTGGCTACTCTCCGCTGCTCCTcccgaggaagaagaagaacgccGCAAAAACTGGAGCTCCTGCTGGGGATTCAGGCAGCAGACCAG GTGGTGCCAGTCTTCGCTGCAGTCCCATCATGAACACAGCGCCATGCTGACTAAGAGACGTGAAGACAAAAACCTCCTCCTCACGTCCCAGCTGGACGAGGAGATCATGGACAGCACAGAGTGGACGGAGGCCTGGAGGACTCCTAAAGGATGGATCAAACCAGAGGAGGACAAAATGGACGAGAGGATGAGTGACACAGACggacaggaggaggacgaaggagtGGAATATGAGGAGGATGTAGAAGGAGATGGGGAGATGCAGGAAGAggtgcaggaggaagaagaggacgacGATGACGAGGGAgtagatgaggaggaggatattGGCAAaaacgaggaggacgaggaagagaagGATATAGAAGTACACGTGAAGGAGGACAGAGAATTTAAcaaagatgatgaagaagataaggaggaggatgaaggggtagatgaggaggaggaggaagaagaggaggaggacagtgatGAGAAGGATGTAAAcaatgaggaggaaaaagataCAGACAAGGAaagtgaggaggaagatgaagaggacaaagaaaaagacaaaaatgtggagcaagaggagaaagaagcaAAGGAGAGGAATAAGGAGGATGGAGACGACTCCGAGGAGGGAGAACACAaggtggaggagaaaaacaTAAACCATAatggtggagaggatgaagatgaagacggGGAGGACACACAACAGTctgatgaggaggaaaaagaaaaggaggacgaggaagacggAGTAGTGGAGGAGGACACACATGCAATAGAAATAGGCAAAATAGACAAGGACGGGGAGgaaaaagatgatgatgatatggATGAAAAAGACAGGGAAGTagatgaagacgaggaagaagacACGCTaaatggagaggaagagttggACAtacttgaaatgaaagaaatagccaaagaagaggaacaggaggatgaagaggttgatgagaaggaggaCACAGTTTTCTGGGAGGCAAAATGTGAAGTAAAAGAAAAGGACGATACAGGGGAGGACAAtgtgcaggaagaggaaaaggacgATGAAGAAGACGAAGACTCTGACTATCAAGATGTggctgaggatgaggaggagttAGAGCTggacaggaaggaggaaaaagtaGCAATGGAGGGGGGAAATGAcgtagaggaagaggagggtgtggatacagaggtggaggaagaggtggaaaaagagaaagaagtggACAAAGAAGTGTATACGGAAGACAAAGAAATAcacaaggaggaggaaaaggtttCCAGGAAGGGGGGGAAtgtagaggaagaggatggtgtggatacagaggaggaggaagaagaagaggcagaggaagaggaggaggaagaagaagcagaaaaagcaCAAGGGAATGAAGTAGACAAAGAAGAGGTTGAGGATGATGAAGACGTAGACCAAAAACAGGAGAAGGAAAAtaacgaggaggaagaagaagaggcggaggaagatgaggaggaggaggaggaggaggaggaagaagcagaaaaagcaCAAGGGAATGAAGTAGAcaaagaagaggatgaggatgatgaagatgtaGACCAAAAGAGAAAtgacgaggaggaagatgatggtTTGGATACAGGGAAGGAGgatgtagaagaagaagaggaggaggaagaacagaaAGGGGATGAAGCAGACAAAGACCAGGAGAAAGAAGTGGACGTAGAAGAAGTGGGTGAGGAAGAAATAGACGAGGAGACAGAAGTAGATGAGGAGGAGACGGGCAAAGAGGACAGTGAAGCAGAGGGGACGGCGGTCCAACTAAcagaggaggacggcggcttTGAGGACGCAgacaagaaagaggaggaagacaacgAGAGAACCAAAGTAAAGCAACGCATCAAACGGAAATCCAATGTCCCACTCCATCTGCAGTTCCAACtgagctcctccttctccacctggaaGCAGTCGTGGATGGTGGCAGTAGCTCacaggggagcagaggaggaggaggaggaggagcaggaggagatg